A region of Fibrobacter succinogenes subsp. succinogenes S85 DNA encodes the following proteins:
- a CDS encoding transglycosylase domain-containing protein, with product MNKFVKIIVAFFLVALICYIPFYIVVFKILPERDPDNQFNRANILQVLSGETRVFYEDGENLLGAFFDANHRVYVPYGDIPVNLINALIAAEDSRYWTHNGYDLKGFMRAMVNNIKSGRVSQGGSSLTQQAVKNIFGREERSIKEKLKEFLNALRMEKHFSKEDILEFYLNQFHVSGTGKGVAIAAQYFFNKELKDLTLAECAFIAGSVKGPFNYDPFIQRTEERRQKAIKRGETRLRYVLGRMVEEGYIEQADMDAATAKPLEFNHGNFRFTMSTTLERLEERLDSDFFHELFQKEGIEDWRKAQLEITTTLNAKSQDAAKRALQTNISNLQLQLGGFVLPKAQFANRARNARKGDYLYGAVDSVFYDTTGRLQSLKLNFGQLKGIVTEQSVNDFAKLAGGDVNKILATQLKPGAILLVSIIDETPIDGYAQCKIETEPVLQGALVAIQNGKVLASQGGFHNTGFDRSFKALRQLGSSWKPILYALALKYHWNYLDNLENEFNAFQYGNQFYFPRPDHKNKGDVVSIAWAATRSENIASIWLLEHLLDKLSDKEFEDVARENGFARNPDEERIKFVERLRDKFGLMMKEDVKREIEFTKARDALVERYMNDGKVLQARAVQNLRYGTFTDIGLKQAKRDPKITKYVNHNFKRYSEIWRAREIQELDPDESTKLLPLDSVQLIENFTLADFKRLNAMIEPVDSDADYFDMAHLRYWPDYRRALAMADYARFANEIGIHQKLQKVFSMPLGVNDITLAEITTAYQTLLTGKIFKCKDANWTEACFIKEIRNRDGRTIFRNKMESMTVLDDTVTTQMGVMLRSVFTNGTAHSQLTALSVKNPEGASKLRYPVMGKTGTTNDYRNVAFLGALPTYVKEKNGIALDSVIAIGSYVGFDDNKPLKSGRTRIAGASGGLPQWASFAKEEIDILGIPKQIDFLDISMIATGEVPLMLTNERGELTVDPMTGEALVNGEKGRPLPWLDVPGFTPPQVQKIAAETIAKSGIVVSLPMPQASTPPQTGNATDSAMVKAQEAAPSVAQPATAQAGTAPITSAPKPQQVIPADARPVSEVMKADSIKKATEAAKQIPLNPQQTFTPVQPPKPQAAMPKDDDWDLPENFSSKNAFVPIEADAE from the coding sequence ATGAATAAGTTTGTTAAAATCATCGTCGCATTCTTCCTTGTAGCCTTGATTTGCTACATCCCCTTTTATATAGTCGTGTTCAAGATCCTTCCCGAACGCGACCCGGACAACCAATTCAACCGCGCCAATATCTTGCAGGTTCTCTCTGGCGAAACCCGAGTCTTTTACGAAGACGGCGAAAACCTGCTCGGAGCATTCTTTGACGCGAACCACCGAGTGTACGTGCCTTATGGCGATATCCCGGTCAACCTGATCAACGCCCTTATCGCCGCCGAAGACTCCCGTTACTGGACCCACAACGGTTACGACCTCAAGGGTTTCATGCGCGCCATGGTCAATAACATCAAATCAGGGCGTGTCAGCCAGGGCGGATCCTCACTCACGCAGCAGGCCGTCAAGAACATTTTTGGTCGTGAAGAACGTAGCATCAAGGAAAAGCTCAAGGAATTCCTGAACGCACTCCGCATGGAAAAGCACTTTTCCAAGGAAGACATCCTGGAATTTTACCTGAACCAGTTCCACGTCTCGGGTACGGGTAAAGGCGTGGCTATCGCAGCCCAGTACTTCTTCAACAAGGAACTCAAGGACCTGACGCTCGCCGAATGCGCTTTCATCGCAGGCTCGGTCAAGGGACCGTTCAACTACGACCCGTTTATCCAGCGCACCGAAGAACGCAGGCAAAAGGCAATCAAACGCGGCGAGACGCGACTCCGCTACGTACTCGGACGCATGGTCGAAGAGGGCTACATCGAGCAGGCCGACATGGATGCAGCCACCGCAAAGCCCTTGGAATTCAACCACGGCAATTTCCGTTTCACGATGAGCACGACGCTCGAACGCTTGGAAGAACGCCTTGACAGCGATTTTTTCCACGAACTTTTCCAAAAGGAAGGCATCGAAGACTGGCGCAAGGCTCAACTCGAAATCACAACGACTTTGAACGCCAAATCGCAGGATGCCGCCAAACGCGCATTGCAGACAAACATCAGTAACTTGCAATTACAGCTCGGCGGTTTTGTACTCCCGAAGGCTCAATTTGCAAACCGCGCCCGCAACGCTCGCAAGGGCGATTACCTCTACGGCGCCGTGGATAGTGTTTTCTACGATACGACCGGCAGACTGCAATCGCTCAAGTTGAACTTCGGGCAGCTCAAGGGCATTGTCACGGAGCAATCCGTAAACGACTTTGCCAAGCTCGCCGGTGGCGATGTGAACAAGATTCTTGCAACTCAGCTCAAGCCGGGAGCCATCCTCCTCGTGAGCATCATCGACGAAACCCCGATTGACGGTTACGCACAGTGCAAAATTGAAACGGAACCGGTGCTGCAAGGCGCACTCGTCGCCATCCAGAACGGCAAGGTGCTCGCGAGCCAAGGCGGTTTCCACAACACGGGATTTGACCGTAGCTTCAAGGCACTCCGCCAACTCGGTTCTAGCTGGAAGCCGATTCTTTACGCTCTCGCCCTCAAGTACCACTGGAACTACCTCGACAATCTTGAAAACGAATTCAACGCTTTCCAGTACGGGAATCAATTCTACTTCCCGCGCCCGGACCACAAGAACAAGGGTGACGTTGTCAGCATTGCATGGGCCGCTACGCGTTCCGAAAACATCGCTAGTATTTGGCTTTTGGAACACCTTCTGGACAAGCTCTCGGACAAGGAATTCGAAGACGTTGCCCGAGAAAACGGCTTTGCCCGCAATCCGGACGAAGAACGCATCAAGTTCGTGGAACGTTTGCGCGACAAGTTCGGCCTCATGATGAAGGAAGACGTCAAGCGCGAAATCGAATTCACGAAGGCACGCGATGCGCTCGTGGAACGTTATATGAACGACGGCAAGGTATTGCAGGCCCGCGCCGTGCAGAACTTGCGCTACGGCACGTTTACGGACATTGGTTTGAAACAAGCGAAGCGCGATCCGAAAATCACGAAGTACGTGAACCACAACTTCAAGCGTTACTCTGAAATCTGGCGCGCCCGCGAAATCCAGGAACTCGACCCGGATGAATCGACAAAGCTGTTGCCGCTCGATTCCGTACAGCTGATTGAAAACTTTACGCTTGCCGACTTTAAGCGTTTGAATGCCATGATTGAACCGGTCGATAGCGATGCAGATTACTTTGACATGGCTCATCTGCGTTACTGGCCGGATTACCGCCGTGCGCTTGCGATGGCCGACTACGCCCGCTTTGCCAACGAAATCGGCATCCACCAGAAATTGCAGAAAGTGTTCAGTATGCCGCTCGGCGTGAACGATATTACGCTTGCCGAAATCACGACCGCCTACCAGACGCTCCTCACAGGTAAGATTTTCAAGTGCAAGGACGCGAACTGGACCGAAGCCTGCTTTATCAAGGAAATCAGAAACCGCGATGGCCGTACGATTTTCAGGAACAAGATGGAATCGATGACGGTGCTCGACGATACCGTGACAACGCAGATGGGCGTGATGTTGCGCTCCGTGTTCACGAACGGTACGGCACACAGCCAGCTCACCGCGCTTAGCGTCAAGAATCCTGAAGGTGCATCGAAGCTCCGCTATCCGGTAATGGGTAAGACGGGTACAACAAACGATTACCGCAACGTGGCGTTCCTTGGAGCGCTCCCGACGTACGTCAAAGAAAAGAACGGCATTGCATTGGATTCCGTGATTGCCATTGGTAGCTATGTGGGCTTTGACGACAACAAGCCTTTGAAATCAGGACGCACGCGTATTGCAGGCGCCTCGGGTGGTTTGCCGCAGTGGGCTTCTTTTGCAAAGGAAGAAATAGACATTCTCGGCATCCCGAAGCAAATCGACTTCCTAGACATTTCGATGATCGCCACGGGCGAAGTGCCGTTGATGCTGACAAACGAACGTGGAGAACTCACGGTGGACCCGATGACCGGTGAAGCTTTGGTAAACGGCGAAAAAGGCCGCCCGCTCCCGTGGCTCGATGTGCCAGGATTCACGCCACCGCAAGTGCAAAAGATTGCCGCCGAAACAATTGCAAAATCTGGAATTGTCGTGAGCTTGCCGATGCCGCAAGCAAGCACGCCACCGCAAACCGGAAACGCAACAGATTCCGCGATGGTTAAAGCACAAGAAGCCGCACCCAGTGTCGCACAGCCCGCTACTGCGCAAGCTGGGACAGCGCCAATCACAAGTGCGCCGAAGCCGCAGCAAGTCATCCCTGCTGATGCAAGGCCAGTTTCAGAAGTCATGAAGGCAGATTCCATCAAGAAGGCAACGGAAGCCGCAAAGCAGATTCCGCTTAATCCGCAGCAGACGTTCACGCCAGTTCAGCCGCCAAAACCGCAGGCCGCCATGCCCAAGGATGATGACTGGGATTTGCCCGAAAACTTCAGCAGCAAAAATGCATTCGTACCCATCGAAGCCGATGCTGAGTAA
- a CDS encoding sulfite exporter TauE/SafE family protein — translation MTDWWNYAQYPAFFILGAVVSLINSIAGGGSTLSLPIMIFLGLPATVANGTNRIGLIIGNFSSAYNLARHGYLNKKIFFQLLLPTFFGALLGACFLVRIGDKLFQAILAVVICLVVVMSNLRKDILGKPPENPPEKLTVKGALGFFAIAVYGCIVQVGVGFVQIFGLTRYTGLDPIHVNAIKNALTNVFLIVSTVALGLAGKIDWPVAIIMAAGAWFGGYLGSFTQRKKGNKFIQRFISVCSIGMAIALVVDLVMK, via the coding sequence GTGACAGACTGGTGGAATTACGCCCAGTACCCGGCGTTCTTTATTTTGGGTGCAGTCGTAAGCCTCATCAACAGCATCGCAGGTGGCGGTTCTACGCTTAGCCTCCCCATCATGATTTTCCTCGGGCTCCCCGCGACTGTTGCAAACGGCACGAACCGCATCGGGCTCATCATCGGGAATTTCAGCAGTGCCTACAACCTTGCGCGTCACGGTTACCTGAACAAGAAGATATTCTTCCAGCTACTGCTGCCGACATTCTTCGGCGCACTCCTTGGCGCATGCTTCCTTGTCCGCATCGGAGACAAGCTCTTCCAGGCGATTCTCGCGGTTGTCATTTGCCTTGTGGTGGTCATGAGCAACTTGCGCAAGGACATTCTCGGAAAGCCTCCCGAGAACCCGCCCGAAAAACTCACCGTCAAAGGCGCCCTCGGATTTTTCGCCATCGCTGTCTATGGATGCATTGTGCAGGTGGGCGTTGGGTTCGTGCAAATATTTGGACTCACGCGGTACACCGGACTAGACCCAATTCACGTGAACGCCATCAAGAATGCGCTCACGAACGTGTTTCTCATTGTAAGCACGGTCGCGCTGGGCCTCGCCGGAAAAATCGATTGGCCCGTTGCGATTATCATGGCGGCAGGCGCATGGTTCGGCGGCTACCTCGGCAGTTTCACGCAGCGCAAAAAAGGCAACAAGTTCATCCAGCGGTTCATCAGCGTATGTAGCATCGGCATGGCGATTGCACTCGTGGTGGACTTGGTGATGAAATAG
- a CDS encoding GIY-YIG nuclease family protein, which translates to MPASEPASPYTVMTKAHFVYMLRCKGDRIYTGYAVDVDARYEEHCSGRGARFTKAFPPECILQTFELETREEALRLEARIKKLKRPQKELLAAGDPALEGALRAGLGERLKPKKKRRKKRV; encoded by the coding sequence CGAGCCGGCATCTCCATATACGGTAATGACCAAGGCTCACTTCGTCTACATGCTCCGTTGCAAGGGTGACCGCATTTACACGGGCTACGCCGTGGATGTCGACGCCCGCTATGAAGAGCATTGCAGTGGGCGTGGCGCGAGATTTACCAAAGCGTTTCCGCCGGAATGCATTTTACAAACATTCGAACTTGAAACTCGCGAAGAAGCGCTCCGCCTAGAGGCTCGCATTAAAAAGCTCAAGCGCCCGCAAAAGGAACTCCTTGCTGCGGGTGATCCTGCATTAGAAGGCGCACTGCGTGCAGGTCTTGGCGAACGCCTCAAGCCAAAAAAGAAACGCCGTAAAAAGCGTGTGTAG